A stretch of Alkaliphilus flagellatus DNA encodes these proteins:
- a CDS encoding PilN domain-containing protein, which yields MRDFNFFEPYLTKQNQLSKRQLVIYIPIFIVILALIITPIVNQLIIKRMRDQTMLVSAIVNSEELQEEMKKISNEKKQIQELEDYYKTLESIDSEMIKIDIINDLFLQTITDRVPEEMFFQNINISQNSIQITGIAKNNASIAEFEHNLRELTYFENIFISNISTNTVGYVFTISFQIKGGIDDETN from the coding sequence ATGAGAGATTTTAACTTTTTTGAACCATATTTAACAAAACAAAATCAGCTATCAAAGAGACAATTAGTTATATACATTCCTATTTTTATTGTTATTCTTGCTTTGATTATTACACCAATAGTTAACCAATTAATTATAAAAAGAATGAGAGATCAAACTATGCTTGTAAGTGCTATAGTAAATTCTGAAGAGCTTCAAGAAGAAATGAAAAAAATAAGCAATGAGAAAAAACAAATACAAGAACTCGAGGATTACTATAAAACTTTAGAGTCTATAGATAGTGAAATGATAAAAATTGATATAATAAATGATCTATTTTTACAAACAATTACTGATAGAGTACCTGAAGAGATGTTTTTTCAAAATATTAATATTAGTCAAAACTCGATACAAATTACTGGCATTGCAAAAAACAATGCATCTATAGCAGAATTTGAACATAATCTAAGAGAACTTACTTATTTTGAGAATATATTTATTTCTAATATTTCTACGAATACTGTAGGTTATGTATTTACAATCTCTTTTCAAATAAAAGGTGGGATTGATGATGAAACTAACTAA
- the pilM gene encoding type IV pilus assembly protein PilM: MFNKNVISIDIGAYTTKLVVGSYKGNKVDILHIDSLTTPSNSINDGQVIDLNKVKSAIKECINNIKIKSKKVIFTLDSTAIITRELSLPYAKNEELEQILFFEVQQHFPTDLSEYVIQSRKLEDFEEDGVKKSKIVVAALPKVIVKTYLELANALELEPIALDVHFNGIAKLFENNFNINSQPQNQDQTIAIIDLGYDNINVNIIDKNISRFNRLLTIGGKEIDLNIANNFNFSLEEAQRIKLEQSTFKDDSTSSLYIAIEEVISGCIDNWLDEIQRIFKFYTSRSPENKVSKIYLCGGHANLKNITKYFELFFDIPTESIDDISYIYIKNNDIKNISITTFLNAIGAIIRK, from the coding sequence ATGTTTAATAAAAATGTAATATCAATCGATATTGGAGCATATACAACAAAATTAGTTGTAGGTAGTTACAAAGGTAACAAGGTGGATATCTTACATATAGACTCTTTAACTACTCCTTCAAACTCTATAAATGATGGACAAGTTATAGATTTAAATAAAGTAAAATCTGCGATTAAGGAATGTATCAATAATATAAAGATAAAATCTAAAAAAGTAATATTTACTTTAGATAGCACTGCTATTATAACTAGAGAATTATCTCTGCCATATGCTAAAAATGAAGAATTAGAACAAATATTATTTTTCGAAGTACAACAACACTTTCCTACCGATCTAAGTGAGTATGTAATACAGTCTAGAAAGCTAGAAGACTTTGAAGAAGATGGAGTTAAAAAGTCTAAGATTGTGGTTGCCGCACTTCCTAAAGTAATTGTTAAAACCTATTTAGAATTAGCGAATGCTTTAGAATTAGAACCAATTGCTTTGGATGTACACTTTAATGGGATAGCAAAGCTTTTTGAAAATAATTTTAATATCAATAGTCAACCCCAAAATCAAGATCAGACTATTGCAATAATTGATCTAGGTTACGATAATATTAATGTTAATATTATTGATAAAAATATTTCAAGATTTAATAGGCTACTCACAATAGGTGGGAAAGAAATTGATTTAAATATAGCCAATAACTTTAATTTTTCATTAGAAGAAGCACAGAGAATAAAATTAGAACAGAGTACATTTAAAGATGATAGTACTTCATCTTTATACATTGCAATAGAAGAAGTTATCAGTGGTTGCATAGATAATTGGTTAGATGAAATACAAAGAATCTTCAAGTTTTATACTAGTAGAAGTCCAGAAAACAAAGTTAGTAAAATATACCTATGTGGTGGACATGCTAATTTAAAAAATATTACTAAATATTTTGAGTTATTTTTTGATATTCCTACAGAAAGTATAGATGATATAAGCTATATATATATTAAGAATAATGATATAAAAAATATTTCAATAACTACATTTCTTAATGCAATAGGTGCAATAATTAGAAAGTAA
- a CDS encoding prepilin peptidase, whose protein sequence is MRIVTLLLGTIIGSFLNVCIYRIPLKESIAFPPSHCSKCNTSLRALDLVPVCSFLFIKGKCRYCGEKISYQYPLIELLNGLLYLWVYLKFGLTLEFLAYSILCSILIVVGIIDYYHQVIPDTINIFGFVCGFIFHTINFSSLLNFLQYLFGFLVGGGFLLLIAVVTKGAMGGGDIKLMAMLGFWLGWKFTLLNLFQSFILGGFISIILILLKFKDVKDMIPFGPFIVLATLITLFYGNDIISYYIMTFVVY, encoded by the coding sequence ATGCGTATTGTAACCTTATTGCTAGGCACTATAATAGGATCCTTTCTAAATGTTTGTATTTATAGAATACCATTAAAAGAGTCTATAGCATTTCCACCCTCCCATTGTTCGAAGTGTAATACTAGTTTAAGGGCCTTGGACCTAGTTCCTGTATGTAGTTTTTTATTTATAAAGGGCAAGTGTAGATACTGTGGTGAAAAAATATCTTATCAATATCCTTTAATTGAGCTGCTTAATGGGTTACTTTATTTATGGGTATATCTAAAATTTGGACTTACTCTAGAGTTTTTAGCATACTCAATTTTATGTAGCATATTGATTGTTGTAGGTATTATAGATTATTATCACCAAGTTATTCCTGATACTATAAATATATTCGGATTCGTTTGTGGGTTTATTTTTCATACTATCAATTTTAGTAGCCTTTTAAACTTTCTTCAATATTTGTTTGGATTTTTAGTTGGAGGAGGCTTTTTGTTACTAATCGCTGTTGTTACTAAAGGAGCAATGGGTGGAGGAGATATAAAACTTATGGCTATGCTAGGATTTTGGTTAGGATGGAAATTTACTCTGCTTAACTTATTTCAATCATTTATACTTGGAGGTTTTATTTCCATTATACTTATTTTACTTAAGTTTAAGGATGTAAAGGATATGATTCCCTTTGGACCATTTATTGTATTGGCAACTCTAATAACACTATTTTATGGGAATGATATAATAAGTTATTATATTATGACATTTGTTGTTTATTAA
- a CDS encoding PilW family protein produces MANNKMEYSRLYNLNLIKNNKGYTFIELLLILAFLGILMLIINSLSILGLKTFNFASYQGSLQQNLRLATNFITKETRFASDVQILNLSLSELITEMEKTDNEYHYIYLENNVLKYRYEDKSNYVADKIKELDFNKSTKNILKFDVLGENSTPNYKLGTEVVILNMPQNKEILNSDGVAIRYKKVIPDFPIDEDTNKWDQYVIFTNTIKLTNGSASVIGENASIIINGQNNNTVSLGGNSNISVKELYIKGNLVMEGSASIGSTAIGGTTYIDGNVTLDGNPRVYDQLYYTKNLNTQHWIDIPAIKTDEIQFPNVSMPKFKDKEWYIEKGYSNNTTPQNGMRYYGRTYSFPTWNSYSDVVIVSSGDIILSGNVSVSGILFAPNGKVITGGSANFSGIIIAEEVVLGSSSPIIFKSFNTEDLPF; encoded by the coding sequence ATGGCAAATAATAAAATGGAATATAGTAGGTTATATAATTTAAACTTAATAAAAAACAATAAAGGGTACACATTTATTGAATTATTGCTAATTTTAGCATTTTTAGGAATACTTATGCTTATAATTAATTCCTTGAGCATATTAGGGCTTAAAACTTTCAATTTTGCGTCATACCAAGGAAGTCTCCAACAAAATCTTCGACTAGCTACTAATTTTATAACAAAAGAAACTCGATTTGCTTCAGATGTCCAAATACTTAATTTAAGCTTATCAGAGCTTATAACTGAAATGGAAAAAACAGATAATGAATACCATTATATTTATTTAGAAAACAATGTCTTAAAATATAGATACGAGGATAAATCTAATTATGTTGCAGATAAAATAAAAGAACTAGATTTTAACAAAAGTACTAAAAATATTTTGAAATTTGATGTACTAGGTGAGAATAGTACTCCTAATTATAAATTAGGAACAGAAGTTGTAATTTTGAATATGCCTCAAAATAAAGAAATTTTAAATTCAGATGGTGTTGCAATTCGATACAAAAAAGTAATTCCTGATTTTCCTATAGATGAGGACACTAATAAATGGGATCAATATGTAATTTTTACAAATACTATTAAACTTACAAATGGCAGTGCAAGTGTTATCGGAGAAAATGCATCTATTATTATTAATGGACAAAATAACAACACTGTAAGTTTAGGAGGTAATAGCAATATTTCTGTAAAGGAACTTTATATCAAAGGCAACTTAGTTATGGAAGGAAGTGCAAGTATTGGAAGTACTGCTATAGGAGGAACAACTTATATAGATGGAAACGTAACACTTGATGGAAACCCTAGAGTCTACGATCAGCTATATTATACTAAAAATTTAAATACACAACACTGGATTGATATTCCAGCTATTAAAACAGATGAAATCCAATTTCCAAATGTAAGTATGCCAAAGTTTAAAGATAAAGAATGGTATATAGAAAAAGGTTACTCAAACAATACTACCCCTCAAAATGGTATGAGATATTATGGTAGAACATATTCATTTCCTACTTGGAACAGTTATTCTGATGTTGTTATAGTTAGTAGTGGAGACATAATTTTATCTGGAAATGTTTCGGTAAGTGGAATACTTTTTGCTCCAAATGGTAAAGTCATTACTGGCGGATCTGCCAATTTCTCAGGAATAATAATAGCTGAAGAAGTTGTTTTAGGAAGTTCATCTCCCATAATTTTCAAATCTTTTAATACAGAAGATTTACCTTTTTAA
- a CDS encoding PilW family protein, whose product MKELNKQKGFTLVEIIITLAVIGLVIVILSTLYVNSYKLIIYSGEKVQVVYDLQKQVEYIIGDQSYDVGESKTLHISFPNISRTISIDGKEVKFEKKYGNKKIALFYFIPYK is encoded by the coding sequence ATGAAGGAATTAAATAAACAAAAAGGATTTACATTAGTAGAAATTATAATTACCCTAGCAGTTATAGGTTTAGTTATTGTTATATTGTCTACTCTCTATGTGAATAGTTACAAACTAATTATTTATTCAGGAGAAAAGGTTCAGGTTGTATATGATTTACAAAAACAAGTAGAGTACATCATAGGTGATCAAAGTTATGATGTGGGTGAAAGCAAAACACTACATATAAGCTTTCCTAATATATCAAGGACTATTTCAATTGATGGCAAAGAAGTAAAATTCGAAAAAAAATATGGGAATAAAAAAATTGCCTTATTTTATTTTATACCATACAAATGA
- a CDS encoding type II secretion system protein, whose product MVRMLSKRMKNQKGFTLVELIVVIAILGILGAIAVPKFGGFKETAAKKADEATMDVIRNTVLIALANGDITVTGEEGTITIDTTEDPITFEGSNITTSDNNDLEKVMTDLLDTKLKAQVTNRIGFTVTIKSNGDIKVDPKK is encoded by the coding sequence ATGGTTAGAATGTTGAGTAAGAGGATGAAAAATCAAAAAGGATTTACATTGGTTGAACTAATAGTTGTTATTGCCATTTTAGGTATTTTAGGGGCTATAGCTGTTCCAAAATTTGGTGGATTTAAAGAAACAGCCGCAAAAAAAGCTGACGAGGCTACTATGGATGTAATTAGAAATACGGTGCTGATTGCTCTTGCTAATGGAGATATAACCGTAACTGGAGAAGAAGGCACTATTACTATAGATACTACAGAAGATCCAATAACATTTGAAGGATCAAATATTACTACTTCTGATAATAATGACCTTGAAAAAGTTATGACAGATTTACTTGATACTAAATTAAAAGCACAAGTAACGAATAGAATTGGATTTACAGTTACTATTAAATCAAATGGAGATATAAAAGTGGATCCCAAAAAATAG